A window of the Lactobacillus gasseri ATCC 33323 = JCM 1131 genome harbors these coding sequences:
- the dnaA gene encoding chromosomal replication initiator protein DnaA, translating into MFDLDKFWQFFNAEMKKSYSTVAYNAWFKNTKPISFNKKTKEMIIAVESPVAKGYWEKNLASQLIQEAYAYADMEIQPKFEVAGKEGPERLVTPKPRIKTNQEILEDRRDEFAQDLQLNSKYTFDTFVQGEGNKLAAGAALAVADNPGSFYNPLFIFGGVGLGKTHLMQAIGHQMLAEKPHAKVVYIQSETFVNDFINSIKNKTQAEFRNKYRNCDLLLVDDIQFFSKKEGIQEEFFHTFETLYNDQKQIVMTSDRLPTEIPELSERLVSRFAWGLQVEITPPDLETRIAILRKKAETDGLAIDDSTLDYIASQVDTNIRELEGALVKVQAHATIEREDINVDLAKEALADLKLVQKNRGLQISKIQEVVANYFQTSTTELKGKKRVKQIVVPRQIAMYLSRELTDSSLPKIGQEFGGKDHTTVMHACDKISRALKTDAEIKAAVYDLKAMLEH; encoded by the coding sequence AAAATACTAAACCTATTTCCTTTAATAAAAAGACAAAAGAAATGATAATTGCTGTTGAATCTCCAGTTGCAAAAGGGTATTGGGAAAAGAACTTGGCTTCTCAACTGATTCAAGAGGCGTATGCTTATGCAGACATGGAAATTCAACCAAAATTCGAAGTGGCAGGTAAAGAAGGACCTGAACGTCTAGTTACGCCAAAACCAAGAATTAAAACTAATCAAGAAATATTAGAGGATCGCCGTGACGAATTTGCTCAAGATCTTCAATTAAACAGTAAGTACACTTTTGATACCTTTGTTCAGGGTGAAGGAAATAAGCTAGCAGCCGGAGCCGCTTTAGCAGTTGCCGATAACCCAGGAAGTTTTTATAATCCTTTATTTATCTTTGGTGGTGTGGGTTTAGGTAAGACGCACTTAATGCAAGCTATCGGCCATCAAATGCTAGCCGAAAAACCCCATGCAAAAGTGGTCTACATTCAAAGTGAGACTTTTGTAAATGACTTTATTAATTCGATAAAAAACAAAACTCAAGCTGAATTTCGTAATAAATATCGAAATTGTGATCTGCTATTAGTAGATGATATTCAATTCTTCTCTAAAAAAGAGGGGATTCAAGAGGAGTTTTTCCATACTTTTGAAACTCTTTATAATGATCAAAAACAGATTGTTATGACTAGTGATCGTCTGCCAACTGAAATTCCTGAATTATCAGAACGATTGGTTTCTCGATTCGCCTGGGGCTTACAAGTTGAAATTACGCCACCTGATTTAGAAACTAGAATTGCAATTTTACGTAAAAAAGCTGAAACAGATGGTTTGGCAATTGATGACAGTACCCTTGACTATATTGCTTCGCAAGTTGATACCAATATTCGAGAACTCGAAGGCGCTTTAGTTAAAGTTCAAGCCCATGCAACAATTGAACGTGAAGATATTAACGTTGATTTAGCAAAAGAAGCTTTAGCAGACCTAAAACTTGTTCAAAAAAATAGAGGACTTCAAATCTCAAAAATCCAAGAAGTTGTCGCAAATTACTTTCAAACTTCAACTACAGAACTAAAGGGAAAGAAACGGGTAAAACAAATTGTTGTCCCGCGGCAAATTGCGATGTATTTGTCACGTGAGTTAACAGATTCCAGCTTACCTAAAATTGGACAAGAGTTTGGTGGCAAAGATCATACCACGGTTATGCATGCCTGCGATAAAATTTCTCGTGCCTTAAAAACCGATGCCGAAATTAAAGCAGCTGTGTATGATTTAAAAGCAATGCTTGAACACTAA
- the dnaN gene encoding DNA polymerase III subunit beta yields the protein MQFTINRNLFLENLNNVMRAISSRATIPILSGIKLNLTDEMLTLTGSDTDISIEIQIPVNDDLVVQSTGSIVLPARFFSEIVKKLPGKDFSFEVRESFQTKIVSENTEFMINGLDANNYPHLPEISTDASFKISGKTFREIINETVFAVATQESRPTLTGVNFIFNNSSIKAVATDSHRLSQRQISLENGPQTSTDLIIPGKSLVELARIIGENDPEITVNPGENQVLFEVGNIAFYSRLLDGQYPDTDRLIPTESTTSVEFELPVLARSLERASLLTHESRNNVVKMTLDVQNQLVKLQGDSPEIGNVEEEISFKKLEGEGLTISFNPDYLREALRASITDSIIMNFTQPLRPFTVVPAKQDVNFTQLITPVRTF from the coding sequence ATGCAGTTTACAATTAATCGTAATTTATTCCTCGAAAACCTAAATAATGTAATGCGTGCAATTTCTTCACGTGCAACTATTCCAATTTTAAGTGGTATAAAACTTAACCTTACTGATGAGATGCTAACTTTAACCGGTAGTGACACTGACATTTCGATCGAAATTCAGATTCCTGTAAACGATGATCTAGTTGTTCAATCTACAGGTTCGATTGTTTTACCTGCACGCTTTTTTAGTGAGATCGTTAAAAAATTACCTGGTAAAGACTTTTCATTTGAAGTAAGAGAAAGCTTCCAGACTAAAATTGTTTCTGAAAATACTGAATTTATGATCAATGGCTTGGATGCAAATAACTATCCTCATCTACCAGAAATTTCTACTGATGCCTCATTTAAGATTTCAGGTAAAACTTTTAGAGAAATTATTAATGAAACTGTTTTTGCTGTTGCTACTCAAGAAAGTCGTCCTACTTTAACAGGTGTTAATTTCATTTTTAATAACTCATCAATTAAGGCAGTTGCTACCGACAGTCACCGTTTATCACAGCGTCAAATTTCTTTAGAAAACGGCCCACAAACTAGTACTGACTTAATAATTCCAGGAAAGAGTTTAGTAGAATTAGCTAGAATTATTGGTGAAAACGATCCTGAAATTACAGTAAATCCAGGTGAGAACCAAGTTTTATTTGAAGTCGGAAATATTGCATTCTATTCCCGTTTGCTTGATGGTCAATATCCAGATACTGATCGTTTAATTCCAACTGAATCTACTACTTCTGTTGAATTTGAACTGCCAGTTTTAGCTAGGTCTCTAGAACGTGCAAGTCTTCTTACGCATGAAAGTCGAAATAACGTAGTAAAAATGACTCTTGATGTTCAAAATCAATTAGTTAAGCTTCAAGGTGATTCTCCAGAGATAGGTAATGTGGAAGAAGAAATTAGTTTTAAGAAGCTTGAAGGCGAAGGTTTGACAATTTCATTTAACCCTGACTATTTAAGAGAGGCTTTGCGCGCATCAATTACTGATTCCATTATTATGAACTTTACGCAGCCATTGAGACCATTTACAGTTGTACCTGCAAAGCAGGATGTCAACTTTACGCAACTGATTACTCCAGTGAGAACATTTTAA
- the yaaA gene encoding S4 domain-containing protein YaaA: protein MIKKFTIKGEYITLTQFLKEESVISSGGQAKWYLKENPVKLNGELEDRRGKKIHAGDVLNLAGEEYEFVSE from the coding sequence ATTATCAAAAAATTCACAATTAAGGGAGAATATATTACGCTTACTCAATTTTTAAAAGAAGAAAGCGTGATTTCTTCTGGTGGTCAAGCTAAATGGTATCTAAAAGAAAATCCTGTTAAGTTAAATGGCGAACTTGAAGATCGTCGCGGAAAGAAAATACATGCAGGCGATGTATTGAACTTAGCTGGAGAAGAGTATGAATTTGTTTCAGAGTAG
- the recF gene encoding DNA replication/repair protein RecF (All proteins in this family for which functions are known are DNA-binding proteins that assist the filamentation of RecA onto DNA for the initiation of recombination or recombinational repair.) — MYLANFELKDFRNFKELKTDFDPHVNIFIGPNAQGKTNLLEAIYFLALTRSHRTNSDKELIRFGSKFAGLQGRVHKSQLQVELKLRLTANGKKAWVNRLEQKKLSAYVGQMNAILFSPEDLALVKGAPSVRRRFMDLEFGQINSEYLYFSSQYRQVLQQRNNYLKQLSIKKANDQVFLDVLSDQLAGIAAEIISRRIKYIKKLNSYAKAAHSEISGQAEKLQIFYRPSVKEIIPEDNVETIYRKVITSYKKNRPNEIRKGTTLSGPHRDDLEFLINEKNAHDFASQGQQRTISLSVKLAEIQLVHELTQEYPILLLDDVMSELDHRRQSRLLNYIHGKTQTFITTTDLEGISWEIVKEPKVYHISAGTISAKES, encoded by the coding sequence ATGTATCTCGCAAACTTTGAATTGAAAGACTTTAGGAATTTTAAAGAATTAAAAACAGATTTTGATCCTCATGTAAATATTTTTATTGGTCCGAATGCCCAAGGAAAAACTAATTTACTTGAGGCAATTTATTTTTTAGCCCTAACACGATCCCATCGAACTAATAGCGATAAAGAATTAATTCGCTTTGGCAGTAAATTTGCCGGTTTACAAGGTCGAGTTCATAAAAGCCAACTGCAAGTAGAGCTTAAATTACGTTTAACAGCTAATGGAAAAAAGGCTTGGGTAAATCGCTTGGAGCAAAAGAAGCTTTCTGCTTATGTTGGGCAAATGAATGCAATTTTGTTTTCTCCAGAAGATTTAGCCCTAGTTAAGGGAGCACCATCTGTTAGACGGAGATTTATGGATTTAGAGTTTGGGCAGATTAATTCAGAATATCTATATTTTTCAAGTCAGTATCGTCAGGTACTGCAACAGAGAAACAATTATTTAAAGCAACTAAGCATCAAAAAAGCAAATGATCAAGTTTTTTTAGATGTCTTATCTGATCAGCTGGCAGGAATTGCAGCAGAGATAATATCGCGAAGAATAAAATACATCAAAAAACTCAATTCCTACGCTAAAGCTGCTCATAGCGAGATTAGTGGTCAAGCTGAAAAATTGCAGATTTTTTACCGTCCATCAGTTAAGGAAATTATCCCAGAGGATAATGTAGAGACCATTTATCGAAAAGTTATTACTAGTTATAAGAAAAATCGTCCTAATGAAATTCGAAAGGGCACTACTCTAAGTGGCCCGCATCGAGATGACTTGGAGTTTTTAATTAATGAAAAAAATGCCCATGATTTTGCATCTCAAGGACAGCAACGGACGATTTCTCTAAGCGTCAAGTTAGCCGAGATTCAATTAGTACATGAATTGACGCAAGAATATCCAATTCTGTTATTAGATGATGTGATGAGTGAGTTAGATCATCGAAGACAGAGCCGTTTATTGAACTATATTCATGGCAAAACGCAAACATTTATAACAACGACAGATTTAGAAGGTATTTCTTGGGAAATCGTGAAGGAACCTAAGGTTTATCACATTTCTGCTGGAACGATCAGTGCAAAGGAGAGTTAA
- the gyrB gene encoding DNA topoisomerase (ATP-hydrolyzing) subunit B has protein sequence MAEDKSKAALNKAKDFEKRADTYNASQIQVLGGLEAVRKRPGMYIGSTSSQGLHHLVWEIIDNSIDERLAGFATKIEITVNEDGSVTVQDDGRGIPVDIQAKTGRPALETVFTVLHAGGKFGGGGYKVSGGLHGVGASVVNALSTKLDVTVMRDGKKYAISFDHGRVVGEMKQIGTVPLEEHGTIVHFYPDPDIFTETTTFDDKILKNRIRELAFLNKGLKLTFTDKRKESAETDVYHFEGGIKEYVAFLNKGQEVLFDEPIYVEGNYEGIDVEVALQYTNGYKTTLMTFANNIHTYEGGMHEAGFKTALTRVVNDYAHKAKILKDKDDNLSGEDIREGITAVVSVKHPNPQFEGQTKTKLGNSDARTAVDRAFSETFSRFLMENPSVGRKIVEKGQLAERARTAAKRAREVTRKKSGLEIANLPGKLADNTSNDPSISELFIVEGNSAGGSAKQGRSRLTQAILPIRGKILNVEKASMDRILANQEIRSLFTALGTGFGADFDVSKARYHKLIIMTDADVDGAHIRTLLLTLFYNYMRPMIEKGYVYIARPPLYQVRQGKIEKYLDTDEELHDYLGTLQPSPKPVVQRYKGLGEMDPEQLWETTMNPENRRLDRVSPEYAEDADKVFDLLMGNEVGPRREFIEKNAKYVENLDA, from the coding sequence ATGGCAGAAGATAAGAGCAAGGCAGCATTAAATAAAGCTAAAGACTTTGAAAAACGTGCTGATACTTACAACGCAAGTCAAATTCAAGTTTTAGGTGGACTTGAAGCAGTTAGAAAACGCCCAGGTATGTATATTGGCTCAACTAGTAGCCAAGGTTTACACCACCTTGTTTGGGAAATTATTGATAATAGTATTGATGAACGATTAGCTGGTTTTGCAACCAAAATTGAAATTACTGTTAATGAAGATGGCAGTGTAACCGTTCAAGACGATGGACGTGGTATCCCTGTCGATATTCAAGCAAAAACCGGTCGTCCAGCCTTAGAAACTGTATTTACTGTTTTGCATGCCGGTGGTAAATTCGGCGGTGGCGGATACAAGGTATCTGGTGGTCTTCACGGTGTTGGTGCTTCTGTAGTAAATGCTCTTTCAACTAAGCTTGATGTTACAGTTATGAGAGATGGAAAGAAGTATGCAATTTCCTTTGATCATGGCCGTGTCGTAGGAGAAATGAAACAAATTGGAACAGTTCCTCTTGAAGAACATGGAACAATTGTTCATTTTTACCCTGATCCAGATATTTTTACTGAAACTACAACTTTTGACGACAAAATCTTAAAGAACAGAATTCGTGAACTTGCTTTCTTAAACAAAGGCTTAAAGTTGACCTTTACTGATAAACGTAAAGAAAGTGCTGAAACTGATGTCTACCACTTTGAGGGCGGTATCAAGGAATACGTTGCCTTTTTAAATAAGGGCCAAGAAGTCCTATTTGATGAACCAATTTATGTTGAAGGTAATTACGAAGGAATTGATGTTGAAGTTGCCTTGCAATATACCAATGGTTATAAGACAACTTTAATGACTTTTGCTAACAACATTCACACCTACGAAGGCGGAATGCACGAAGCTGGATTTAAGACAGCTTTAACTCGTGTAGTTAATGATTATGCTCATAAGGCTAAGATCCTAAAGGACAAGGACGATAACTTATCTGGTGAGGATATTCGTGAAGGAATTACAGCTGTTGTTTCTGTTAAGCACCCTAACCCTCAATTCGAAGGTCAGACGAAGACAAAATTAGGAAACTCTGATGCAAGAACTGCAGTGGATCGGGCATTTTCAGAAACATTTAGCCGCTTCTTAATGGAAAATCCTTCTGTTGGTCGTAAGATTGTTGAAAAGGGTCAACTTGCTGAAAGAGCGAGAACTGCTGCTAAACGAGCTCGTGAAGTTACACGTAAGAAGTCAGGTCTTGAAATTGCTAACTTGCCAGGAAAATTAGCCGACAACACTAGTAATGATCCAAGTATTTCTGAATTATTCATTGTCGAGGGTAACTCAGCCGGTGGATCAGCAAAACAAGGACGTTCACGTTTAACTCAGGCTATTTTGCCAATTAGAGGTAAAATTTTGAACGTTGAAAAGGCTTCAATGGATCGAATTCTTGCAAATCAAGAAATTAGATCGCTCTTTACAGCTTTAGGTACTGGATTTGGTGCTGATTTTGACGTGTCAAAAGCAAGATATCACAAGTTAATTATTATGACAGATGCCGATGTTGACGGTGCTCACATTAGAACTTTGCTTTTGACTCTCTTCTACAATTACATGCGTCCAATGATTGAAAAAGGCTATGTTTATATCGCTCGTCCACCTCTATACCAAGTTCGTCAAGGTAAGATAGAGAAGTATTTAGATACAGATGAAGAGTTACATGATTATCTAGGTACGCTTCAGCCAAGCCCTAAGCCGGTTGTTCAACGTTATAAGGGACTAGGAGAAATGGATCCAGAACAGCTATGGGAAACGACTATGAACCCAGAAAATCGTCGTTTAGATAGAGTAAGTCCTGAATACGCTGAAGACGCTGATAAGGTCTTTGATCTTTTGATGGGGAATGAAGTAGGTCCAAGACGAGAATTTATTGAAAAGAACGCTAAATACGTTGAGAATTTAGATGCTTAG
- the gyrA gene encoding DNA gyrase subunit A, producing MANENQPQDHRIRNVDLTHTMRSSFLDYAMSVIVARALPDVRDGLKPVQRRILYGMHELGVTPDKQYKKSARIVGEVMGKFHPHGDSSIYLAMAHMAQDFSYRYMLVDGHGNFGSVDGDEPAAMRYTEAKMSKIAVEMLRDINKETIDWQRNYDDTENEPVVLPARIPNLLVNGASGIAVGMTTNIPPHNLAEVISGIHMLMDNPDVTTKDLMKVIPGPDFPTGGIVMGRGGIYRAYETGKGNIVVRAKTNIETEKNGRERIVVSELPYLVNKAELVKKIADLAREKIIDGITGVRDESDQTGMRITIDIRRDASASVVLNNLFKETQMQANFGMNMVAIVNGAPHFLTLKQMLEYYLHHQEDVITRRTKFELKKAEARAHILAGLRIALDHIDEIIKIIRGSQNSDIAKAQLIQNFGLDDRQSQAILDMRLVRLTGLERDKIEAEYQDLQAKIADYKDILAKPERIDEIIYNELLDIQKRFGDDRRTKIAEGEAVSIEDEDLIEQKDVLLTLTHNGYIKRMPADEFKVQNRGGRGIKGMGVQDDDFINHLIFSSTHDFLLFFTNLGKVYSKKAYEIPEFGRNAKGLPIVNLLELDKGEKIQAVINVPEGADDNYLFFVTKMGTVKRTKVSEFQNIRRSGLIALTLRDGDELNNVLTTDGKQNILIGTHLGYAVTFNENDVRSMGRTAAGVRGINLRDNDYVVGSDILEPDSEVLVISEKGYGKRTAASEYPVKGRGGKGIKTANITEKNGPLAGVTVVNGDEDIMLITSAGVMIRFDVDDVSQTGRATLGVRLIKVDDGAQVASITAVPKANDEDEEATDEKEPVEEN from the coding sequence ATGGCTAACGAAAATCAACCTCAAGATCACAGAATACGTAATGTTGATTTGACCCATACGATGCGTAGCTCTTTCTTAGATTATGCTATGTCAGTTATTGTGGCTCGTGCCTTACCTGACGTTCGGGATGGTCTAAAGCCTGTACAACGTCGTATTCTTTACGGAATGCATGAACTAGGAGTTACACCAGATAAACAGTACAAAAAGAGTGCCAGAATTGTTGGAGAAGTTATGGGTAAGTTTCACCCACATGGTGACTCCTCAATTTACTTAGCTATGGCTCACATGGCTCAAGACTTTTCATATCGTTATATGCTAGTTGATGGACACGGAAACTTTGGTTCTGTCGATGGGGATGAACCAGCCGCAATGCGTTATACCGAGGCAAAAATGAGCAAAATTGCGGTTGAAATGCTTCGCGATATCAATAAAGAAACGATTGACTGGCAACGTAACTATGATGATACGGAAAATGAGCCGGTAGTTTTACCTGCCAGAATTCCTAACTTACTTGTAAATGGTGCTAGCGGTATTGCTGTTGGTATGACGACTAATATTCCACCACATAATTTGGCGGAAGTAATTAGTGGGATCCATATGTTGATGGATAATCCAGATGTTACTACCAAAGACTTAATGAAGGTCATTCCTGGTCCTGATTTTCCAACTGGCGGTATTGTAATGGGACGTGGCGGCATTTACCGCGCATATGAAACAGGTAAAGGTAATATCGTTGTTCGTGCAAAGACTAATATCGAAACAGAAAAGAATGGCCGTGAACGAATCGTAGTTAGTGAATTACCATACTTAGTAAATAAGGCTGAATTAGTTAAGAAAATTGCAGATTTAGCTCGTGAAAAAATAATTGATGGTATTACTGGAGTTCGTGATGAATCAGACCAGACTGGTATGAGAATTACGATTGATATTCGCCGGGATGCAAGTGCTAGCGTGGTTTTGAATAACTTATTTAAAGAAACCCAAATGCAGGCAAACTTCGGTATGAATATGGTTGCGATTGTTAACGGCGCTCCACACTTCTTAACTTTGAAGCAAATGCTTGAATACTATCTTCACCATCAAGAAGATGTTATTACTCGCAGAACTAAGTTTGAATTAAAGAAGGCTGAAGCTAGAGCACATATTTTAGCTGGATTGAGAATTGCGCTAGATCATATTGATGAAATCATTAAGATTATTCGTGGATCCCAAAATAGCGATATTGCTAAAGCACAATTGATTCAAAACTTTGGCTTAGATGATCGTCAATCTCAAGCTATTTTGGATATGCGTCTGGTTCGTTTAACAGGTTTAGAGCGAGACAAGATTGAAGCTGAATATCAAGATTTACAAGCAAAAATTGCAGATTACAAAGATATTCTCGCTAAGCCAGAACGAATCGATGAAATTATCTACAATGAATTGCTTGATATTCAAAAGCGTTTTGGTGATGATAGACGAACTAAGATTGCGGAAGGCGAAGCAGTTTCAATTGAAGATGAAGATTTAATTGAACAAAAAGATGTATTGCTAACTCTCACTCACAATGGCTACATTAAGCGGATGCCAGCTGATGAATTTAAAGTACAAAACCGTGGTGGACGCGGAATAAAGGGAATGGGAGTACAAGATGATGACTTTATCAATCACTTGATCTTCTCAAGTACCCATGACTTTTTGTTATTCTTTACTAACTTAGGTAAGGTTTACTCAAAGAAGGCTTATGAAATTCCAGAATTTGGTAGAAACGCTAAAGGATTGCCAATCGTTAACTTGCTAGAGCTCGATAAGGGTGAAAAGATTCAAGCGGTAATTAATGTTCCGGAAGGCGCAGATGATAACTATCTCTTCTTTGTTACTAAGATGGGAACAGTCAAGAGAACAAAAGTTAGTGAATTTCAAAATATCCGTCGTAGTGGTTTGATTGCCTTGACTCTTCGCGATGGGGATGAGTTAAATAACGTTTTAACTACTGATGGTAAGCAAAATATCCTTATTGGAACTCATTTAGGCTATGCGGTTACCTTTAATGAAAATGATGTTCGCTCAATGGGTAGAACTGCAGCAGGTGTACGCGGAATTAATCTAAGAGACAACGATTACGTAGTCGGATCTGATATTTTAGAACCTGATTCAGAAGTATTAGTAATTTCTGAAAAAGGATACGGAAAGCGGACCGCAGCTTCTGAATATCCAGTTAAGGGACGTGGTGGTAAAGGAATTAAAACTGCCAACATTACTGAAAAGAATGGTCCTTTAGCAGGTGTAACAGTAGTTAATGGTGATGAAGATATCATGTTAATCACTAGTGCTGGCGTTATGATTCGTTTTGACGTTGATGACGTTTCTCAAACTGGTCGAGCTACTTTAGGTGTACGTTTAATCAAGGTTGATGATGGTGCTCAAGTTGCAAGTATTACTGCAGTACCGAAGGCTAATGATGAAGACGAAGAAGCAACTGATGAAAAAGAACCAGTAGAAGAAAATTAA
- the rpsF gene encoding 30S ribosomal protein S6 produces MAKTKYEVTYIIKPDIDEDSKKALIDRFDKVVTDNGAEELESKDWGKRRFAYEIEKYREGTYHIMTFVAENSEPVDEFGRLSRIDNQVLRSMTVKLDK; encoded by the coding sequence ATGGCAAAAACTAAGTACGAAGTTACTTACATCATCAAGCCTGATATTGACGAAGATTCAAAGAAAGCATTGATCGATCGCTTCGATAAAGTTGTTACTGACAACGGTGCTGAAGAACTTGAATCTAAAGATTGGGGTAAGAGACGTTTTGCATACGAAATTGAAAAATACCGTGAAGGTACTTATCACATTATGACTTTCGTTGCAGAAAACTCTGAACCAGTTGATGAATTTGGTCGTCTTTCTCGTATTGATAACCAAGTTTTACGTTCAATGACTGTAAAATTAGATAAATAA
- the ssb gene encoding single-stranded DNA-binding protein, translating to MINNVVLVGRLTRDPDLRTTGSGISVATFTLAVDRQYTNSQGERGADFVSCVIWRKAAENFANFTSKGSLVGIQGRIQTRTYDDKDGKRVYVTEVIVDNFSLLESRRDRENRQTNGGNFAPQGGNAPSTNNFGGSSAPSTNNAPAGGESNKPQDPFADSGSTIDISDDDLPF from the coding sequence ATGATTAATAATGTTGTACTTGTTGGCCGTTTAACACGTGATCCTGATTTACGTACAACCGGGAGTGGAATCTCAGTTGCTACGTTTACTCTAGCTGTTGACCGTCAATACACCAATAGTCAAGGTGAACGTGGTGCTGATTTCGTCAGCTGTGTAATTTGGCGTAAAGCTGCAGAGAATTTTGCTAACTTTACTTCCAAGGGTTCACTAGTTGGTATTCAAGGTCGGATTCAAACTAGAACGTATGATGATAAAGATGGTAAGAGAGTCTACGTGACTGAAGTCATCGTTGATAATTTCTCTTTACTAGAATCACGTCGCGACCGTGAAAATCGTCAGACTAATGGTGGTAATTTTGCTCCGCAAGGAGGAAATGCTCCAAGTACCAATAACTTTGGTGGATCAAGTGCACCAAGCACTAATAATGCTCCTGCTGGTGGAGAAAGCAATAAACCGCAAGATCCATTTGCAGATTCAGGTAGCACTATTGATATCTCGGATGATGATCTCCCATTTTAA
- the rpsR gene encoding 30S ribosomal protein S18 yields MAQQRRGGRRRKVDFIAANHIDYIDYKDVDLLKRFISERGKILPRRVTGTSAKNQRKLTVAIKRARVMGLLPFVAED; encoded by the coding sequence ATGGCTCAACAAAGAAGAGGTGGCCGTCGTCGTAAGGTTGACTTCATTGCAGCTAACCACATTGACTACATCGACTACAAGGATGTTGATTTGTTGAAACGTTTTATCTCTGAAAGAGGTAAGATCTTACCACGTCGTGTCACTGGCACTAGCGCAAAGAATCAACGTAAGTTGACTGTTGCTATTAAGAGAGCTCGTGTTATGGGCTTATTGCCATTTGTCGCAGAAGACTAA